The following proteins come from a genomic window of Streptomyces sp. NBC_01716:
- a CDS encoding DUF1996 domain-containing protein, with translation MSSASTGSDTKGAAVVRVSEFLAECPYSHRLPDDPIVFPGLPGASHMHSFFGNDTTNGRSDVNSLANGRTTCSPQEDLSSYWVPTLYDGTKEVEPTGTTFYYLGEGVRDDIIAQTQPLPYGLRIVAGNAKATGPNDDTRARWSCLHHGEVNPSTDFVNCPAGAMLESYLDFPQCWNGRDLDSADHKSHMSYPVAGACPSTHPVPVPKLRQVLRYPVNGDPARFSLASGRGYTMHGDFFNVWPVAEMERRVRDCIRPIIKCGANGQPS, from the coding sequence ATGAGCAGCGCGAGCACCGGGTCCGACACCAAGGGCGCCGCCGTCGTCCGGGTGTCGGAATTCCTCGCCGAGTGCCCGTACAGCCACCGCCTCCCGGACGACCCGATCGTGTTCCCCGGGCTGCCCGGCGCCTCGCACATGCACAGCTTCTTCGGCAACGACACGACCAACGGCCGTTCCGACGTCAACAGTCTGGCGAACGGGCGCACCACCTGCTCGCCGCAGGAGGACCTCTCGTCGTACTGGGTACCGACCCTGTACGACGGCACGAAGGAGGTGGAGCCGACCGGCACCACCTTCTACTACCTGGGTGAAGGCGTACGCGACGACATCATCGCCCAGACGCAGCCGCTGCCGTACGGACTGCGGATCGTGGCGGGCAACGCCAAGGCGACCGGCCCCAACGACGACACGCGGGCGCGCTGGTCGTGTCTGCACCACGGCGAGGTCAACCCGTCGACCGACTTCGTCAACTGCCCCGCCGGCGCGATGCTGGAGTCGTATCTGGACTTCCCGCAGTGCTGGAACGGCCGTGACCTCGATTCGGCGGACCACAAGAGCCATATGTCGTACCCGGTGGCGGGCGCCTGCCCGTCGACCCACCCGGTGCCGGTGCCGAAGCTGCGGCAGGTGCTCAGGTATCCGGTCAACGGCGATCCGGCCCGCTTCTCGCTCGCGTCGGGCCGCGGCTACACGATGCACGGCGACTTCTTCAACGTCTGGCCCGTGGCGGAGATGGAGCGGCGCGTACGTGACTG
- the rocD gene encoding ornithine--oxo-acid transaminase: MATTESAIASAEAHSAHNYHPLPVVVASADGAWMTDVEGRRFLDMLAGYSALNFGHGNRRLIDAAKAQLERVTLTSRAFHHDRFADFCTQLAELCGMEMVLPMNTGAEAVETAVKTARKWGYRRKGVPGGTAKIIVAADNFHGRTTTIISFSTDEEARADYGPYTPGFEIVPYGDLAALDAAMTDNTVAVLLEPIQGEAGVLVPPPGYLAGVRELTRARNVLFIADEIQSGLGRTGKTFASEHEGVVPDMYVLGKALGGGVVPVSAVVSSAEILGVFRPGEHGSTFGGNPLACAVALEVIAMLRSGEYQQRAAELGDHLHHELGLMTTGGAVEQVRGRGLWAGVDIAPSYGTGREISEKLMDRGVLVKDTHGSTIRIAPPLVISKEDLDWGLDQLRAVLTR; this comes from the coding sequence GTGGCGACAACGGAGAGTGCCATCGCCTCTGCGGAGGCGCACAGCGCGCACAACTACCACCCGCTGCCCGTCGTCGTCGCCTCGGCGGACGGCGCATGGATGACCGACGTCGAGGGACGCCGCTTCCTCGACATGCTCGCCGGCTACTCGGCGCTCAACTTCGGCCATGGCAACCGACGCCTGATCGACGCCGCCAAGGCCCAGCTGGAGCGGGTGACGCTCACCTCACGGGCGTTCCACCACGACCGGTTCGCCGACTTCTGCACTCAGCTCGCCGAGCTGTGCGGCATGGAGATGGTGCTGCCGATGAACACGGGCGCGGAGGCGGTGGAGACCGCCGTGAAGACGGCCCGCAAGTGGGGCTACCGGAGGAAGGGGGTGCCCGGCGGAACGGCCAAGATCATCGTCGCGGCGGACAACTTCCACGGGCGTACGACCACGATCATCAGCTTCTCCACCGACGAGGAGGCCCGCGCGGACTACGGGCCCTACACGCCGGGCTTCGAGATCGTTCCCTACGGGGATCTCGCCGCGCTCGACGCCGCCATGACGGACAACACCGTCGCCGTCCTGCTGGAGCCGATCCAGGGCGAGGCGGGGGTGCTGGTGCCGCCGCCGGGCTATCTCGCGGGTGTACGTGAGCTGACCCGGGCACGGAATGTGCTGTTCATCGCCGACGAGATCCAGTCCGGTCTGGGCCGGACCGGAAAGACCTTCGCCTCCGAGCACGAGGGCGTGGTGCCCGACATGTATGTGCTGGGCAAGGCGCTCGGCGGCGGGGTCGTGCCGGTGTCGGCCGTGGTGTCGTCGGCCGAGATCCTCGGGGTGTTCCGGCCCGGGGAGCACGGCTCGACGTTCGGCGGGAATCCGCTGGCGTGTGCGGTGGCCCTTGAGGTGATCGCGATGCTCCGCTCCGGTGAGTACCAGCAGCGGGCGGCGGAGCTTGGTGATCATCTCCACCATGAGCTGGGGCTGATGACGACCGGCGGCGCGGTGGAGCAGGTGCGCGGCCGGGGGCTCTGGGCGGGCGTGGACATCGCTCCGTCGTACGGCACGGGCCGGGAGATCTCCGAGAAGCTGATGGACCGGGGGGTGCTGGTGAAGGACACCCACGGGTCGACGATCCGGATCGCCCCGCCGCTGGTGATCAGCAAGGAGGACCTGGACTGGGGCCTGGACCAGCTGCGGGCGGTCCTGACCCGTTAG
- a CDS encoding CatB-related O-acetyltransferase, with amino-acid sequence MPSAPGRPADPTVLHPMPGQSRVVLLKPLITSELIEVGDFSYYDDPDEPTAFETRNVLYHYGPEKLVIGKYCALGEGVRFIMNGANHRMDGPSTFPFPIMGGSWSEHFDLITGLPGRGDTVVGNDVWFGYRGMVMPGVRIGHGAVIASGAVVVDDVPDYGIVGGNPARLIRRRYDDADVHRLLTIAWWDWPLDHITAHLRTIMSGSVDALEAAAP; translated from the coding sequence ATGCCATCCGCACCCGGCCGCCCCGCCGATCCGACCGTGCTCCACCCGATGCCCGGACAGTCGCGGGTGGTGCTGCTGAAACCGCTGATCACCTCCGAGTTGATCGAGGTCGGGGACTTCTCGTACTACGACGACCCGGACGAGCCGACGGCGTTCGAGACGCGGAACGTGCTGTACCACTACGGGCCGGAGAAGCTGGTCATCGGGAAGTACTGCGCGCTGGGCGAGGGGGTGCGGTTCATCATGAACGGCGCCAACCACCGTATGGACGGCCCGTCGACGTTCCCCTTCCCGATCATGGGCGGTTCGTGGAGCGAGCACTTCGATCTCATCACCGGACTGCCCGGCCGGGGTGACACGGTGGTGGGCAACGACGTCTGGTTCGGCTACCGCGGCATGGTGATGCCGGGTGTCCGGATCGGCCATGGAGCGGTGATCGCCTCGGGCGCGGTCGTCGTGGACGACGTACCGGACTACGGCATCGTCGGCGGCAATCCGGCCAGGCTCATCCGCCGCCGTTACGACGACGCGGACGTCCACCGGCTGCTGACGATCGCCTGGTGGGACTGGCCTCTCGACCACATCACCGCCCACCTGCGCACGATCATGTCGGGCAGCGTGGACGCGCTTGAGGCAGCCGCCCCGTAA
- a CDS encoding 2'-5' RNA ligase family protein, with translation MGTVTLGVSIAVPEPYGSLLQERRAGFGDPAAHGIPTHVTLLPPTEVDAATLPTIEAHLASVATAGRPFPMRLYGTGTFRPLSPVVFVQVVEGAAACTWLQKRVRDASGPLVRELQFPYHPHVTVAHGISEEAMDRAYEELGDYTARWSCASFGLYEQGADGVWRMLHEYAFGGGTEISGVPSQSTPVDLPATSSLRQ, from the coding sequence GTGGGGACCGTAACGCTCGGCGTTTCGATCGCGGTCCCGGAGCCGTACGGCAGCCTGCTCCAGGAGCGCCGCGCGGGCTTCGGCGATCCCGCCGCGCACGGCATTCCCACCCACGTCACGCTCCTGCCGCCGACCGAGGTCGACGCCGCGACGCTGCCCACCATCGAGGCCCACCTCGCCTCGGTCGCCACGGCGGGCCGCCCCTTCCCGATGCGGCTCTACGGCACGGGCACCTTCCGCCCGCTGTCGCCGGTGGTATTCGTCCAGGTCGTCGAGGGTGCCGCGGCGTGCACCTGGCTCCAGAAGCGGGTCAGGGACGCGTCGGGGCCGCTGGTGCGGGAGCTCCAGTTCCCGTACCACCCCCATGTGACCGTGGCGCACGGCATCTCCGAGGAGGCGATGGACCGGGCGTACGAGGAGCTGGGCGATTACACCGCCCGCTGGAGCTGCGCGTCCTTCGGGCTCTACGAGCAGGGCGCCGACGGCGTGTGGCGGATGCTGCACGAGTACGCCTTCGGGGGCGGTACGGAGATCTCGGGAGTGCCCTCGCAGAGCACCCCCGTCGATCTGCCCGCGACCTCGTCCCTGCGGCAGTAG
- a CDS encoding glutathionylspermidine synthase family protein, whose protein sequence is MERRTMEPRPGWQQTVEEQGLVYPLTRYPDDSLRPYWDESAYYVFSLPEVEALEVVVEELHAMCLAAAGHIVEHHRFADLGITDPRVAALVAESWHRRDELPSIYGRFDLRYDGTGPAKMLEYNADTPTSLVEAASPQWFWMEERFPGADQWNSLHERLVEAWRRQAHLLPPGPLHFAHSDGDELGEDLMTVAYLRETAQQAGLDTEALSVEQIGWDKLTGRFVDERLRFIRSCFKLYPWEWLTTDRFGPQVIDTLDNGGGTGSTCWIEPAWKMLLSNKALLAILWELYPDHPNLLPAYLDGPRELALDGGYVSKPLLGREGAGVTVHEPGHAPVVRQEACCYQALAPLPDFDGNRVVLGAWVVENEAAGLGIRESSGLITDEYARFLPHVIL, encoded by the coding sequence ATGGAACGCCGGACCATGGAGCCGCGCCCCGGCTGGCAGCAGACCGTCGAGGAGCAGGGTCTCGTCTATCCGCTCACCCGCTACCCGGACGACTCCCTGCGTCCGTACTGGGACGAGAGCGCCTACTACGTCTTCTCCCTCCCCGAGGTCGAGGCCCTCGAAGTCGTGGTCGAGGAGTTGCACGCGATGTGCCTCGCCGCCGCCGGGCACATCGTCGAACACCACCGCTTCGCCGATCTCGGGATCACCGACCCCCGAGTGGCCGCGCTGGTCGCCGAGTCCTGGCACCGCAGGGACGAACTGCCCTCCATCTACGGCCGGTTCGACCTCCGCTACGACGGCACCGGCCCGGCCAAGATGCTGGAGTACAACGCCGACACCCCCACTTCCCTGGTCGAGGCCGCCAGCCCCCAGTGGTTCTGGATGGAGGAACGCTTCCCCGGCGCCGACCAGTGGAACTCCCTCCACGAACGGCTCGTCGAGGCCTGGCGCCGCCAGGCCCATCTCCTTCCCCCTGGCCCCCTGCACTTCGCCCACTCCGACGGCGACGAGCTGGGCGAGGACCTGATGACCGTCGCCTATCTCCGCGAGACGGCCCAGCAGGCAGGCCTCGACACCGAGGCGCTGTCCGTCGAACAGATCGGCTGGGACAAGCTGACCGGCCGTTTCGTCGACGAGCGGCTGCGTTTCATCCGCAGCTGCTTCAAGCTGTATCCGTGGGAGTGGCTGACCACGGACCGTTTCGGCCCCCAGGTCATCGACACGCTCGACAACGGCGGCGGCACCGGCAGCACCTGCTGGATAGAGCCCGCCTGGAAGATGCTCCTCTCCAACAAGGCGCTGCTGGCGATCCTCTGGGAGCTCTACCCGGACCACCCGAACCTGCTGCCCGCCTACCTCGACGGACCGCGTGAACTCGCCCTCGACGGGGGCTATGTCTCCAAGCCCCTGCTCGGCCGCGAGGGTGCCGGAGTCACCGTCCACGAGCCGGGCCACGCCCCGGTCGTACGCCAAGAGGCCTGCTGCTACCAGGCGTTGGCGCCACTGCCCGACTTCGACGGCAACCGCGTCGTACTCGGCGCCTGGGTCGTCGAGAACGAGGCGGCGGGCCTGGGGATCCGCGAATCGTCGGGCCTGATCACGGACGAGTACGCCCGCTTCCTCCCGCACGTCATCCTCTGA
- the trpS gene encoding tryptophan--tRNA ligase, which produces MFSMATRPRALSGIQPTAGSFHLGNYLGAIRQYVALQETHDAFYMVVDLHAITMPQEPADLRANTRLAAAQLLAAGLDPQRCTLFIQSHVPEHAQLGWVMNCLTGFGEASRMTQFKDKSAKQGADRATVGLFTYPILQVADILLYQADSVPVGEDQRQHVELTRDLAERFNTRFGSTFTIPKPHIVKEVAKIYDLQDPSIKMSKSASTPKGLVNLLDDPKATAKKIKSAVTDTGTEIRFDAQAKPGISNLLTIYSTLTGAGIADLEQRYEGKGYGALKVDLADVMVDFVTPFRSRTQEYLDDPETLDSILAAGAEKARAVAAETLAQAYDRIGFLPAKH; this is translated from the coding sequence ATGTTCAGCATGGCCACTCGTCCTCGCGCGCTCTCCGGTATCCAGCCCACCGCAGGCTCGTTCCATCTCGGGAACTACCTCGGTGCGATCAGGCAGTATGTGGCGCTGCAAGAAACCCACGACGCGTTCTACATGGTCGTGGACCTGCACGCGATCACCATGCCGCAGGAACCCGCCGACCTGCGCGCCAACACCAGGCTCGCCGCCGCGCAGCTCCTCGCCGCCGGCCTCGACCCCCAGCGCTGCACTCTGTTCATCCAGAGTCATGTACCCGAACACGCCCAGCTCGGCTGGGTGATGAACTGTCTGACGGGCTTCGGCGAGGCCTCCCGGATGACGCAGTTCAAGGACAAGTCGGCGAAGCAGGGCGCCGACCGCGCGACCGTCGGACTCTTCACCTATCCGATCCTCCAGGTCGCCGACATCCTGCTCTACCAGGCGGACTCGGTCCCCGTCGGCGAGGACCAGCGCCAGCACGTCGAGCTGACACGTGACCTCGCCGAGCGGTTCAACACCCGCTTCGGGAGTACGTTCACGATCCCGAAGCCGCACATCGTCAAGGAGGTCGCGAAGATCTACGACCTCCAGGACCCGTCGATCAAGATGAGCAAGTCCGCGTCCACGCCGAAGGGCCTGGTCAACCTGCTCGACGACCCCAAGGCCACGGCGAAGAAGATCAAGAGCGCCGTCACCGACACGGGCACCGAGATCCGTTTCGACGCGCAGGCCAAGCCGGGCATCAGCAACCTCCTCACGATCTACTCCACCCTCACGGGCGCGGGCATCGCGGATCTTGAGCAGCGGTACGAGGGCAAGGGATACGGCGCCCTGAAGGTGGACCTGGCCGACGTCATGGTCGACTTCGTCACACCGTTCCGGAGCCGTACCCAGGAATATCTGGACGATCCCGAGACGCTGGACTCGATCCTGGCCGCCGGCGCGGAGAAGGCCCGCGCGGTCGCCGCGGAGACCCTCGCCCAGGCGTACGACCGGATCGGCTTCCTGCCCGCCAAGCACTGA